A genomic stretch from Helianthus annuus cultivar XRQ/B chromosome 1, HanXRQr2.0-SUNRISE, whole genome shotgun sequence includes:
- the LOC110883917 gene encoding RAN GTPase-activating protein 1 isoform X2 — protein MDSTAQNRFHSIKLWPPSQGTRQILVERITITLTTPSILSRKYGLLSKEEAQEDAKRIEAAAFETANQHFEKEPDGDGGSAVQLYAKQSSTLITEAVKRGPRVKQEQEEITFEPIAPENKKVVFDISKGKRGFIDADEAKDLLKPLQEPGNKYTKICFSNRSFGLDAARIAAPILASLKGQLTEVDLSDFVAGRPEDEALEVMKMFSAALKGFDLRYLDISDNALGEKGVRAFSELLSSQSNLEELYLKNYCISPEQAPKAVVELIPSTQKLKILHFQNYRTSYEGAIVISELLKKSPILEDFRCSATWVCSEGGIALSEALATCTGLKKLDLSLNNFGVEAGIALSEALATCTGLKKLNLSFNEFGVEAGIALSKTISLLTNVTEIYLSYLNLKNEGSLALVNALKDSAKFLEVVELAVNGITAEAASGLAEFIVARKESLVKILLSENELKDESAIKIAKALEEDFPRLTEVDLSFNMIRRAGAKVLAQAVVSKPGFKVLNINGNYISDEGVEDVIEIFKNSPDLLGPLDDNLGDNNDPEGEEFDNEDEDADEDKQDE, from the coding sequence ATGGATTCAACTGCACAAAACCGCTTTCACTCGATTAAGCTGTGGCCTCCAAGCCAAGGCACGAGGCAAATACTTGTGGAACGCATAACCATAACCCTCACCACCCCATCCATTTTGTCCAGAAAGTATGGTCTTTTAAGCAAGGAAGAAGCCCAAGAAGATGCTAAGAGAATCGAAGCCGCAGCCTTTGAAACAGCAAACCAACACTTTGAAAAGGAGCCAGATGGTGATGGCGGTTCTGCTGTTCAACTTTATGCTAAACAATCCAGTACGCTAATAACGGAGGCTGTAAAAAGAGGCCCCAGAGTAAAACAAGAACAAGAGGAAATTACGTTCGAACCGATTGCACCAGAaaacaaaaaagttgtttttgaCATTTCCAAAGGAAAAAGAGGCTTCATTGATGCAGATGAAGCTAAAGACCTGCTAAAACCGCTACAAGAACCTGGAAACAAGTATACCAAGATATGTTTTAGCAACCGAAGCTTCGGGTTGGATGCAGCGCGTATTGCTGCTCCTATTTTGGCCTCTCTAAAGGGTCAACTCACTGAAGTTGACTTATCAGATTTTGTTGCTGGTAGGCCAGAAGACGAGGCCCTGGAAGTTATGAAAATGTTCTCAGCGGCCCTTAAAGGTTTCGACTTGCGGTATTTGGACATTTCAGATAACGCATTGGGTGAAAAAGGAGTTAGGGCATTTAGTGAGCTTTTAAGTTCACAAAGTAACCTCGAGGAGTTGTATTTAAAGAACTACTGTATCTCACCAGAACAAGCTCCAAAAGCGGTGGTCGAGTTAATTCCTTCCACACAGAAACTAAAAATTCTTCATTTTCAAAATTATCGGACTTCCTATGAAGGAGCAATTGTGATTTCCgaacttttaaagaaatcccCGATCTTGGAGGACTTTAGGTGTTCGGCCACTTGGGTCTGTTCTGAAGGTGGAATTGCTTTATCAGAAGCACTCGCCACATGTACCGGTTTGAAGAAACTCGATCTTAGTCTTAATAACTTTGGTGTAGAAGCTGGGATTGCTTTGTCAGAAGCACTCGCCACATGTACCGGTttgaagaaactcaatcttagTTTTAATGAGTTCGGTGTAGAAGCTGGGATTGCTTTGAGTAAAACCATTTCTTTACTCACTAATGTGACTGAAATTTACCTCAGTTACTTAAACTTGAAAAACGAAGGAAGTTTAGCGCTTGTTAACGCTCTCAAAGATTCCGCTAAGTTTCTAGAAGTTGTGGAATTGGCGGTAAACGGAATTACCGCAGAAGCAGCTTCTGGTTTGGCTGAATTTATCGTTGCAAGAAAAGAGTCGTTGGTTAAGATACTTTTGTCAGAGAATGAATTGAAGGATGAAAGTGCTATAAAAATTGCTAAGGCCCTTGAAGAAGACTTTCCACGGTTGACTGAAGTTGACTTGAGCTTCAATATGATTAGAAGGGCTGGAGCTAAGGTTTTGGCTCAGGCGGTTGTCAGTAAACCAGGGTTTAAGGTGCTTAACATTAACGGTAATTACATATCTGATGAAGGCGTTGAAGACGTGATAGAGATTTTCAAGAATTCACCTGATTTGCTTGGACCGTTGGATGATAACTTGGGTGATAATAATGACCCTGAAGGAGAAGAGTTCGATAATGAGGACGAGGATGCTGACGAGGATAAGCAGGATGAATAG
- the LOC110883917 gene encoding RAN GTPase-activating protein 1 isoform X1, with protein MFIGFNMEQKPDLYCSFKTLHYCYVFFDMDSTAQNRFHSIKLWPPSQGTRQILVERITITLTTPSILSRKYGLLSKEEAQEDAKRIEAAAFETANQHFEKEPDGDGGSAVQLYAKQSSTLITEAVKRGPRVKQEQEEITFEPIAPENKKVVFDISKGKRGFIDADEAKDLLKPLQEPGNKYTKICFSNRSFGLDAARIAAPILASLKGQLTEVDLSDFVAGRPEDEALEVMKMFSAALKGFDLRYLDISDNALGEKGVRAFSELLSSQSNLEELYLKNYCISPEQAPKAVVELIPSTQKLKILHFQNYRTSYEGAIVISELLKKSPILEDFRCSATWVCSEGGIALSEALATCTGLKKLDLSLNNFGVEAGIALSEALATCTGLKKLNLSFNEFGVEAGIALSKTISLLTNVTEIYLSYLNLKNEGSLALVNALKDSAKFLEVVELAVNGITAEAASGLAEFIVARKESLVKILLSENELKDESAIKIAKALEEDFPRLTEVDLSFNMIRRAGAKVLAQAVVSKPGFKVLNINGNYISDEGVEDVIEIFKNSPDLLGPLDDNLGDNNDPEGEEFDNEDEDADEDKQDE; from the exons ATGTTTATTGGGTTTAATATGGAGCAAAAACCGGATCTTTATTGTAGTTTCAAAACGCTACATTACTGCTATGT ATTCTTTGACATGGATTCAACTGCACAAAACCGCTTTCACTCGATTAAGCTGTGGCCTCCAAGCCAAGGCACGAGGCAAATACTTGTGGAACGCATAACCATAACCCTCACCACCCCATCCATTTTGTCCAGAAAGTATGGTCTTTTAAGCAAGGAAGAAGCCCAAGAAGATGCTAAGAGAATCGAAGCCGCAGCCTTTGAAACAGCAAACCAACACTTTGAAAAGGAGCCAGATGGTGATGGCGGTTCTGCTGTTCAACTTTATGCTAAACAATCCAGTACGCTAATAACGGAGGCTGTAAAAAGAGGCCCCAGAGTAAAACAAGAACAAGAGGAAATTACGTTCGAACCGATTGCACCAGAaaacaaaaaagttgtttttgaCATTTCCAAAGGAAAAAGAGGCTTCATTGATGCAGATGAAGCTAAAGACCTGCTAAAACCGCTACAAGAACCTGGAAACAAGTATACCAAGATATGTTTTAGCAACCGAAGCTTCGGGTTGGATGCAGCGCGTATTGCTGCTCCTATTTTGGCCTCTCTAAAGGGTCAACTCACTGAAGTTGACTTATCAGATTTTGTTGCTGGTAGGCCAGAAGACGAGGCCCTGGAAGTTATGAAAATGTTCTCAGCGGCCCTTAAAGGTTTCGACTTGCGGTATTTGGACATTTCAGATAACGCATTGGGTGAAAAAGGAGTTAGGGCATTTAGTGAGCTTTTAAGTTCACAAAGTAACCTCGAGGAGTTGTATTTAAAGAACTACTGTATCTCACCAGAACAAGCTCCAAAAGCGGTGGTCGAGTTAATTCCTTCCACACAGAAACTAAAAATTCTTCATTTTCAAAATTATCGGACTTCCTATGAAGGAGCAATTGTGATTTCCgaacttttaaagaaatcccCGATCTTGGAGGACTTTAGGTGTTCGGCCACTTGGGTCTGTTCTGAAGGTGGAATTGCTTTATCAGAAGCACTCGCCACATGTACCGGTTTGAAGAAACTCGATCTTAGTCTTAATAACTTTGGTGTAGAAGCTGGGATTGCTTTGTCAGAAGCACTCGCCACATGTACCGGTttgaagaaactcaatcttagTTTTAATGAGTTCGGTGTAGAAGCTGGGATTGCTTTGAGTAAAACCATTTCTTTACTCACTAATGTGACTGAAATTTACCTCAGTTACTTAAACTTGAAAAACGAAGGAAGTTTAGCGCTTGTTAACGCTCTCAAAGATTCCGCTAAGTTTCTAGAAGTTGTGGAATTGGCGGTAAACGGAATTACCGCAGAAGCAGCTTCTGGTTTGGCTGAATTTATCGTTGCAAGAAAAGAGTCGTTGGTTAAGATACTTTTGTCAGAGAATGAATTGAAGGATGAAAGTGCTATAAAAATTGCTAAGGCCCTTGAAGAAGACTTTCCACGGTTGACTGAAGTTGACTTGAGCTTCAATATGATTAGAAGGGCTGGAGCTAAGGTTTTGGCTCAGGCGGTTGTCAGTAAACCAGGGTTTAAGGTGCTTAACATTAACGGTAATTACATATCTGATGAAGGCGTTGAAGACGTGATAGAGATTTTCAAGAATTCACCTGATTTGCTTGGACCGTTGGATGATAACTTGGGTGATAATAATGACCCTGAAGGAGAAGAGTTCGATAATGAGGACGAGGATGCTGACGAGGATAAGCAGGATGAATAG